From a region of the Nonlabens dokdonensis DSW-6 genome:
- a CDS encoding DUF4276 family protein yields MKRILVIVEGDTEEAFVNVLLQPYFIARNISISCFKIKHSKGGMSKYSHFKKDIIKTVYESNVILTSLIDYYALPSDFPGFEQSKTIVDKASRMTYLENAIKEDIEETQQQTFDHLFPYIQLHEFEALIFSSIVGIQELFEEKAVKVAELKSVFANFSNPELINDGAATAPSKRLLHLINGYNKVVDGNLILDEIGLDTIIEKCPRFKWWLLSLEQRAIV; encoded by the coding sequence ATGAAGAGAATTTTAGTCATAGTAGAAGGCGATACTGAAGAGGCATTTGTAAACGTATTATTGCAACCTTATTTTATTGCAAGAAATATTTCAATCTCTTGTTTCAAGATCAAACATTCTAAAGGTGGAATGTCAAAATATTCCCATTTCAAGAAGGATATAATTAAAACTGTATATGAGAGCAATGTTATTTTAACAAGTTTGATTGACTACTATGCGTTGCCATCCGACTTTCCAGGATTTGAACAATCAAAAACGATAGTCGACAAAGCAAGTCGTATGACTTATCTTGAAAATGCAATTAAAGAAGATATTGAAGAAACGCAACAGCAAACCTTTGACCATCTATTTCCTTACATTCAATTACACGAGTTTGAAGCGCTTATTTTTTCATCGATAGTAGGTATTCAAGAATTATTTGAGGAAAAGGCTGTAAAGGTTGCTGAATTAAAATCTGTTTTCGCAAATTTTTCAAATCCAGAACTGATCAATGACGGTGCCGCCACAGCACCATCAAAAAGATTACTACATTTAATAAATGGTTACAATAAAGTTGTAGACGGGAATTTAATACTTGATGAAATAGGTCTAGATACCATTATAGAAAAGTGTCCAAGATTTAAATGGTGGTTACTATCATTAGAGCAAAGAGCAATTGTTTGA
- a CDS encoding AAA family ATPase yields MLDNIKINGFKSIRKLDLDLGMITILIGSNGVGKSNFISFFKFVNNIYEQRLQQYSLKQGVENLLYFGRRNTEQIKGFLNFGNNAYSFELEPNESGGLFISSEESIYHPAPNNRAFWNNNIQESGIKNSNTRRDIYLREHMETFKIYHFHDTSPSAPLRTPSNINDNRFLKENGDNLAAYLFYLQEKHPKSYKRIEKTIASIAPFFERFNLQPDRLDESRIKLIWSEVNQPESYFDASHLSDGSIRFIALTTLLLQPDLPKIIIIDEPELGLHPVAVNKLAGLIKSAAAKGCQVIVSTQSVNLLNSFEPEHIITVDKIDNQSSFDRLDDNDLDKWLEDYSMGELWTKSVIKGQPL; encoded by the coding sequence ATGCTTGACAATATAAAAATCAATGGATTTAAATCCATTAGAAAGCTAGATTTAGATTTAGGAATGATTACAATCCTAATAGGAAGTAATGGTGTTGGTAAATCTAACTTCATTTCTTTCTTCAAATTTGTGAATAATATTTACGAGCAACGGTTACAACAATACTCACTTAAACAAGGTGTTGAGAACCTTCTTTACTTTGGGCGAAGAAATACAGAACAAATAAAAGGGTTTCTCAATTTTGGTAACAACGCATATTCTTTTGAGTTAGAACCTAATGAAAGCGGTGGTCTCTTTATATCTTCAGAAGAAAGTATATATCATCCCGCACCGAATAATAGAGCCTTCTGGAACAATAACATACAAGAGAGTGGGATTAAAAACTCTAATACTAGAAGAGATATCTATTTACGTGAACATATGGAAACGTTCAAAATTTATCACTTTCACGATACTAGTCCGAGCGCACCATTACGCACGCCTTCCAATATAAATGATAATAGATTTTTAAAAGAAAATGGCGATAACCTAGCGGCGTATCTCTTCTATTTGCAAGAAAAACATCCTAAAAGCTATAAGAGGATTGAGAAAACAATCGCAAGTATTGCTCCATTTTTTGAACGATTTAATTTACAACCAGATAGACTGGATGAGTCTCGAATTAAATTGATTTGGAGCGAAGTGAATCAACCAGAATCTTATTTTGATGCCAGTCATCTATCTGATGGTAGTATTCGTTTTATTGCTCTAACCACGCTATTGTTGCAACCAGACTTGCCTAAGATTATTATTATAGACGAACCAGAACTAGGACTTCATCCAGTTGCTGTAAATAAACTTGCAGGATTAATTAAGAGTGCTGCGGCAAAAGGATGTCAAGTAATTGTATCTACTCAATCTGTAAATCTTTTAAATAGCTTTGAGCCTGAACATATTATAACTGTAGATAAAATTGACAATCAGTCGAGTTTTGATAGATTGGATGATAACGACTTAGACAAATGGTTAGAAGATTACTCAATGGGAGAATTATGGACAAAAAGTGTCATTAAAGGTCAGCCATTATGA
- a CDS encoding helix-turn-helix domain-containing protein produces MNRIKEVLEAKGIKQIWLSEQLNKSYNIVNGYVQNRSQPSLEVLFEIAKILNVEPKDLLQTINEK; encoded by the coding sequence ATGAATCGGATTAAAGAAGTTTTAGAAGCGAAGGGAATTAAGCAAATCTGGCTATCAGAACAATTAAATAAGAGCTACAATATAGTAAATGGTTATGTGCAAAACAGATCTCAACCAAGCTTAGAAGTATTGTTTGAAATAGCAAAAATTCTCAATGTAGAGCCCAAAGATTTATTACAAACCATCAATGAGAAATAA